aacatgattgaaattgtgttttaatgatctggaaatcatcctaacatgtttacaaacatgtttaggaactatttgaataaaaaattcaaacttaaagctcaagaacatgaattttaaaaaatcaagaatttcaatccaatttttttttttaggttgatttgatcaaaactctttcaacaaaaagttcatataacatctaaggaatgattctaaacaaagaaattacACAATTGAACCGTAGAACAGATCAAACTGATCAAACTTGTTAATAACCCAATTTCAATCACAAATCTAAATACAGAGGTTCTGGATGCTTACAAACAGTTTGAGAACACTTCAATGATGTATTAAAAGCTTTCCCAAAGCCTGGATCAAAGCTTTGATCACCGAAGATGATTTTCACAAAAATTAGTTTGGCCGGAATTTTTGATTCCGTATATAATATGTGATGATTGTTTGATGTTTTGGTAGAGAAGGGCCTAAAGACTATTTATACTAATCTAGGTCGGTTGAGGATGAtgaattcaatttcaatttgatcaaagttCTTATCCCTAACTTTGTCTTATCTTGAGTAGCCTAGTTCTATGGTAAGATAAGATTTCTAGGTTTAGGGTAATGATGGCGATGATAAGGCGATCACATGGGTGAAATTTCGGAAGATAAGGACGACAGAAGGAGATAGCCCTCTTAGAAGAATCACCGACGATTGATCGTGTTTTCGGCGACCCCCCTACATCGGCGAAGAAGACGTCtaaaatgacgtcgttttgaTTTAAAGAACGCATTGTTAGGCGTTCTGTTGGAGATCCGTCTGCGTCTGGGCGATTGGGCTAACAGGATTAGTTGCCAATTAGTCGATCCTGTGTGAACCGGGTGCGCATTCGCTTAGCTATAGCCGACAGGCTTGGCTGATTTCTGGGCGCTGAATAAGAATCCAGCGCTGATCCGTTGACTGAAATCTCTGCcgtaataattaaatataatttcggCTACACATAATTAtcgatttatttttttataaaaaattatttaaaatcgaattttaatacaattttttacatttttcttcACAAAAAATTCCAcgaaaattatttctaaaaacacaataaaaattatgtttattatttttatttttggatattttgaggtatttatttaattgctttaaactataaattatacatcatttatgtttaaaatcataattaaataattttaaccccttcttaggtttaatttgagtaaaataaatacaatattctaaccttaaattatttttgaatttttatttaatttttctatttaaggttagttatcataataattaactctaatttaatcttgtaatttatttttaagttatttgaattttaaaatttttaaaattattataatttaataatattttataaattagggtagatgaaatttaaatatttatatatatatatatatatatatatatatatatatatatatatatatatatatataattgatttctTGATTAAGGAGGGATTCAATGAAAAGATGTGAGAAAAAtcttaatttgagataaaaactCACATGTTCAATTTTTACATGATCCTTATTTGCAGATATATTGtctattatttattctttaaatagAAGTTACCCTCTATTActataacatatattaattaagtataagttaattaattatcatggtacatttaaaaatagtttttaatcaaGATGCTTGCTATTtgatattagtttaaaataagtCATTATCCAAtcctaaatcattttttttcaacaacaaagaaaattaagttttattttttctaaatttgtaactaatttctaaatattttaaatttcaattcaaCTAAGAAATGCTCACAAATAGAGTCTAGAATTAGCTTCAAACTTAAGTCTTTAACTTATACATCATTTATTGCGTTTGTCAAAGTTTAATTCATTCACGCAATTTTATACTTCGTAACATTTTATAAACCATCTTTATAAGAAACTCAGAGCATTCaacaaaatacatatattacagAATTTGTGATGGCACAAGAAAACATGAGAGAAATTCTGATTTTCGCAATTAATGGAGAAAGATTTGAGGTATCTAATTTCGAGCCGTCTATTACTTTGCTCGAGTTCTTGCGTTATCACACTCGTTTTAAGAGCGTCAAACTAGGTTGTGGCGAAGGTAACACATATTATGTTTACTCGACTTTggtttgtaattaattttttttttttttgttaaaatagttaaattagaaaataagttatttgaaattatttaaattaaataattaaaatattatttatatttaatatttaaaattgttatttaatcttcttcatcttcatcatcttcttcattggGTTGTTTCCATAAATATACAGGTGGTTGTGGAGCTTGTGTAGTTGTTCTCTCAAGATACGACATTTTCAACGATCAAGTTAAGAGTTTCACAGTAAGTTCATGCCTTACACTTCTTTGCAGCGTCGATAAGTGTTCCATCATCACAAGCGAAGGTTTAGGGAATACCAAAGATGGATTTCACCCCATTCACGAGCGATTCGCCGGATTTCACGCTTCTCAATGTGGGTTTTGCACTCCGGGTATGTGCATGTCGCTTTTCTCCTCCCTTCTCAATGCAGACAACAGTCCTCATGAGGATGATGCTCCTCCTCCTTCGGGATTTTCTAACCTCACTGCTTCAGAAGCGGAAATGTCTATCTCTAGTAATCTCTGTCGTTGTACTGGCTATAGACCTATAGCTGATGCCTGTAAATCATTTGCTTCTGATGTTGATATCGAAGATTTAGGTCTTAATTCCTTTTGGAAAAAGGGAGATAGTAGTAACCCGAAAGCTGATAAACTACCATTTTATGACAGAGATAATCAGATTAACGTTTTCCCTCAGTTCTTGAAGAATGAATTGGGGGTTTTAAAGAGACAATCTTGGTACACACCAACTAGTTTGTCGGAACTTCAGGTTACATTGATATCCATCTTGGCTGAAAAAGATGAAAGAGTGAAATTAGTTGTGGGGAATACGGGAATGGGTTATTACAAGGAAATTGTCCCATTTCATAACTATATTGATCTGAGGTATATACCCGAGCTTTCTGTAATCAGAATGGATCAAAATGGGATTGAAATTGGAGCTGCTGTAACAATTTATGAAGCTATTTCAGCTCTTAAGAGGGAAAACGAAGCAATGGGAGAGGGCGAATCGGTGTTTGTAAAGATTGCGAACCACATGGAGAAGGTTGCTACTAGGTTTGTCCGAAACTCGGCTAGTATTGGTGGGAATTTGGTAATGGCACAAAGAAAACATTTTCCTTCGGATATCGCCACCATACTTCTCGGAGCCGGATCAACAGTGAACATACAGATGGATTCGAAATTCGTGACAGTTTCTTTGGAAGAATTCCTGGCATGGCCACCATTGGACTCTGGGAGTGTGCTTTTGAGTGTTCAAATCCCGCATACTAAAATTGGAAACGAAGTCTTTTTCGAAACCTATCGGGTATCGCCACGGCCATTGGGAAATGCATTGGCATATATCAATGCCGCATTCTTAGCTGAAGTTTCTCGTTCTGAAACCACTAATGGAGTAACTGTAAATAATATTCGATTGGCTTTCGGGGCTTATGGAGTTGAACACGCTATAAGGGTTAGAAACATTGAGGAATTTTTAGTTGGGAAGAAGTCCTTACAACTAGAAGATCTATTGGAAGCTGTTATAATGCTGAGAGGTAGTATTATTCCTGAAGTTGGGACTACACATGCTGCTTACAGGCGCAGCCTTGCTGTTAGTTATCTTTTTGACTTCCTTTATCCATTAATTGGTGCTGGTGATGATTTCGAGAAGACAATCAACACTAATGAAGATCAAGGATTTCTTTTATCTGGAAGCCAGGTGGTGGAAACAAGTAATGAATATTATCCTGTAGGGGAGCCTATAGCAAAAACTGGAGCTACCATCCAAGCATCTGGTTAGTTTCTCGATCTGTTCATCTATATCAATTCAATATCAGTCTTACCTTCCTATAACTTTTATATACTAAGTGAAGCTATCTTTCATATCATTTTAGGGATAAAATCTCAATAACAACACAAGATTACTGAATTCATTAAAAGCCTTGTCACAGTTGCTCAATTTGTGAACTCTATTGAAACCCCATAGCATTTTGTTACATTCTTTATTACTTCAATAATGGGATTTCCCTTGGTTTCTTACATGGTCTGGGGATTTTGGGTTAAAACTATtttctttcgttgctttcacCATTGACTTTTGTAGTCTTTCATTGATAGATGGCTTTATTGTGCCAATtagtttttgatttttatagCACATATTCTCGGGCTCAATGTTGTTTCTTGCTTTAGTTATTATGGGGGCAAAATGAAGTCAttgaagataaaataaattatgaggTAAATACAACCTTAAGAGCTAGAGATGAAAGTTCAAGAGCACGAGAGAGACCTAAGTACTAGAGACCAAACAATTGCTACTAACAAaagattaaaaaacaattttgtatGTTGTGTTGCGAATCCAAATCAAGAACATATGTCATTGACTTGGGTTTAAGAGGAAGttagaatattatatatgatatattccTAAAATTAcgatattataatactttttctttcaaatgttaaagtttatattaacataattatgGCAAAGTCGTCTTCAATACAAACAATGGTCAATGTAGTATAGCTTAGTTGTTAGAGCGTTTGCTTCTTTAGCGAAATGTCAAACCTCTACTTGGCATGTTTAaccctttttaaaaaaaaacaatacaaacAATTTCTATACCAAGGTTTGAACGTGATTTGAACAACCACGTTGAATTGATATGAGTTTAGAATACTATTAtcacataatataatataattacgAACATGGTTGAAGATAACTAAACACAATTGAATTTGATTTAGGATACCATCACCTTGTGATATCCTAGAATTGATGATCAAAAGTGACTTCCTTGCAATACAAaccatgttttaaaaaaacaaagaaaggGGAAAGAACACCAAAAAACATAAGTTAAATCTCACCTCAAACAAAGTCTTCATTTTAAGATCACccttaacaaaataaatgcaTAGAGCATTGACCTACACAGCTAAAACCTCAATACAACATAGTCCATTAAATTTTATGCAGAGTTCcagtttcaattttaatttacattCTGTAGAAGTTCATTCTTAACACTAAATGATATAATTTCTggttattgttttattttattttattctcattcTTCTCTTCTCTAGCTACTTGGTAACATGGTTAAGCTAATAGATGATTTGTTATGTAAAACAACATTCTTATCACCATCATTGACATAAtttctcttttgttttgttatattctctatttttttctcCTTGGTAACTAAACATCATATGGCCTAAGTTTCACCAATTTCCCTAGTAATGAAGTTTACAATCACTACAAAGGTTTGATATTGTCGATgtttttttggataattttaTAGGTGAAGCTgtctatgttgatgacataCCTTCCCCACCAAGCTGCCTTCATGCTGCATTTATTTATAGCACAAAGCCTTTAGCACGAGTGAAGGGTGTCAAAACTATTTCTGAGTTTCTACCTGTGGATGTTATTACCTTCCAAGATATACCAAATGGTGGGGTTAATGTAGGAGTGAAGACTGATTTTGGTTTGGAGCCTTTATTTGCAGATGAACTCACTAGGGCTGCTGGGCAACCTCTTGCACTTGTGGTATTTCCATGATTCCCTTTTttcatgatatatttattttttcttattgaaGTCTATTTAAGAAGAAAATAATCATGGATGAAGAACAATGAGGAACGGATTAGCAGATTCTCTGCTCTTATTGAATATTATTGCTTTTAGTAATTTtgaaattgtatataaataccAAGATCATGTAAAAGAGAATAGGAAGTTGTAAGATAATAGGAATTCCAAATCTTTCAATTTCGGTTTTGGCAGCTCACTGAGTTACTGCCTCAGCAGTCAAAGCTGACTTGGCAGTCTAGTGTGGCGTTcatgtaatatttataactatttatgcCCCATCCGTATTGAGTACAAAAtgaaatgggaaatccattataGTTCTTCAACAGATCATATTATTGGTCCATTTACTTAATATATGAACTTTATATATAGGTGTCAGACACACAGAAGCATGCTAATATGGCAGCCAGCAGTGCGATGGTTGATTATGACTTTGAGAATCTTGAACCTCCAATTCTAACAGTTGAAGATGCAGTTGAGAGGTCTAGTTTTTTTGAAGTTCCGCCAAATTTATATCCAAAGCAGATCGGTGACTTCTCGAAAGGAATGGATGAAGCTGATCATAAAATTCTCCATGCTGAGGTACATCCAAAtcattttcagatatttttaatctttcaaCTTTTCACTTCATTCTCTGTTTTGCTTGCTTGTTCAACTCTCATCATCCAGATTAGACTCCCATCTCAATACTATTTCTACATGGAAACACAATGTGCACTTGCTATCCCAGATGAAGACAACTGTATGGTCGTCTACAGTTCTGTTCAGTCTCCAGCgtatttacattctgtcattgCAATTTGCTTGGGTGTTCCTGAGCATAATGTCCGCGTGATTACAAGAAGACTTGGAGGCGGCTTTGGTGGAAAGTCTGTTAGATCTATGCCTGTGAGTATTTTGACTTgttaatttatatctaaaatattaaagcTTTTTCAAGTATCTATCTGGTTCTTTGAATAATTTACAATGCTCATTTGTATTATCAACTCAATTAGTTTATTCGAAATTAGTAACTGGAGATGTGATTGTGTTTTACTTGATGTGCTGGAAAATAAGGCGTCTTTAACCATCATGAGTAGGCCAAATCCCGGGCACCCAAGTCATTACAAAAAGAATAATAAGTAGGTGTCTGTTACAAAGTAAAATTATGGTTTGCAGATTTAGGCGTTAGATgagaaaagagaagaagatatTCAATAAAGAAGGAGATGATAGATTTCATTAGATGGGAAAGGGAATACCAAATGGCTAGAACAGAGCGATAGAGAAATTAAATCAATGTTTTAAGCGTACCCTTTATTTCTCCTACCtataactatttataatatcaatGTCCAAGTACCCTATTTTAAACCCTAACACGTATCAATGTCTTTCCTTTCCATGGTATAGGGTTTGGAATTCTAAAACTCTATCCAAGATGCCTTTTTTCGGGTGGAGTATTTTTACTTAGTGATATATTACTCACTGAGAagaaatgaattaataataaaaatgggtGACCACTGTCATGTTTGAAGAGCAATTTCCTTAGTCTCCTAATTCCATCAACCAACCATAGACAGTGATgctttgattttttatttttttttgtgtttgtttctgtgtttttattttttccattcCTTTGCTTTGCTTTGATTTGATtcttttttatgaaattaaacttatttctaaaacatttacttattttttaggTATCTACAGCATGTGCACTTGCTGCATTCAAATTACGGCGCCCTGTCAGAATATATGTCAACCGAAAAACCGACATGATAATGATAGGAGGGAGACATCCTATGAAAATTACATACAGTTTCGGATTCAAATCTGATGGGAAGATCACTGCCCTTCATCTTGACATATTAATTGATGCAGGGATCACTATAGATTTAAGCCCCCTTATCACACACTTCATTATGGGTCCACTTAGAGAGTATAATTGGGGTGCTTTATCATTTGATATGAAGCTTTGCAAGACAAATCTTTCGTCCAAATCGTCAATGCGTGCCCCGGGGGATCTCCAAGGATCTTTTATTGCTGAAACCGTGATAGAACACGTGGCATCTTCTCTTTCCCTTGAAGTTGATAACGTGAGGAAGAAAAACATGCACACTTTCGATAGTCTTCGTAATTTCTATGGGGTTTCTGCAGGCGAGATTCATGAATACACTTTGCCCTTCATATACGATAAATTGGCGGTTACTTCACATCTAGACGAAAGGATCAAAATGATAAAGGAGTTCAATGGGAATAATACTTGGAGGAAACGGGCTATCTCTCTAGTGCCTATAATCTATGAGGTTACTGTGAGCCCAATCCCCGGGAAAGTTAGTATCCTACAGGACGGTTCTATCGTTGTAGAAGTTGGAGGGATTGAAATCGGTCAAGGGCTTTGGACAAAAGTAAAGCAAATGACTGCATTTTCCCTTAGTTCAAACCTATGCAATGCAGATGATGATGAAAACCTTTTGGATAAAGTACGAGTCATACAAACGGATACTCTGAGTCTTGTACAAGGCGGTTTTACATATGGGAGTACTACATCGGAGTCAAGCTGTGCTGCTGTGAAACTTTGTTGTGACATTTTGGTGGAAAGACTGATGCCGATTAAGAACAGGTTATGTGAACAAACGGGTTCTGTGAAATGGGAGGCATTGATTACTGCGGTATGCTCTTTCCAACACAGTTTTCATGTTGATGATTTTGTTGCTTAGATAATGTGCATTTCAATTGTCTATTGATTTTCTTGTCTCGTGTATATCGAGGGTGTAGGGGAAGACCACTAGCAAGTAAAAGATTATATCATTTATCCCCATCCCCTTCTTCTTGTTATCCTCAATAGTATATCTGTTATCATTTTTAGAGGCATATAGGTAGTTAGGATTTCAATTGTCTAACACACCTGGTAGTTCAAATAGCAAGAATCTTGGACTAAGGGGCTTATCGCCCGAAGCCAATTTCGATTCTAATTGAAATCAACTGGATCAGTGGGTGGATTATCGGAAATAAAAGATTTCAATTGTCAATCGATTACTGTTAGAAGTATATAACAGTTTTGTTGTTTACTACATTGATGGTATAAATAGGGACATCTTGAATCAGTGAACTTTGCAGCAAATGCTTACTATGTACCTGTTGCTGGAACTGGTGACTACCTTAATTATGGCGCTGCTGTGAGTGAGGTATGAACTTGATTGAGATCCTTATACAGTAATTTGGTTTTCTGGTTGAGTTTTGTTGTCTCTGTTTCGCGTTTGTAATGACATTgaccttatttgaaaaaaaaatgaaaacggTGTTGCTCTTGGCATTGCAGGTGGAAATAAACCTATTGACAGGAGAAACAAAAATTCTTCAATCTGATATCATTTATGACTGCGGACAAAGCTTGAATCCAGCCGTCGATTTGGGACAAGTAACCACATACCAAAACCTTAACTAATTCCTATTTTTGCTGAGATCATAAAATTTTCCTTTTTAGATCGAAGGCGCATTTGTACAAGGAATTGGTTTCTACATGCGCGAAGAATATTTAACGAATTCAGAAGGTTTAGTTATTTCGGACAGCACCTGGACCTATAAGATTCCATCAATCGACACCATTCCAAAACGGTTCAATGTTGAGATCCTTAACAGCAATCATCATAAAAACCGTGTTCTCTCTTCtaaaggtaattttttttttccaattcatttaaatctaataaaaaatggTTACACTTATTGTACTTTGCAGCTTCTGGAGAGCCACCTCTGCTTCTAGCAGCATCAGTTCATTTCGCAACAAAAGCTGCCATTAAAGAAGCCAGAAAACAGTTATCTTCTTGGAGTCAAAGAAGAACAGATTCCTCGTATTTTCACTTGCCTGTTCCTGCCTTGATGCCTGTTGTTAAGGAACTATGTGGACTCGACAATGTCGAATCCTACTTAGAAAATCAGATTTCCCGAGGCTGACATTTCAtacaaataaaagttaaatatctATATGCAGCTATATAATAAGGAGAAGCTTATTATTGTGTCAAAACAgtagttttattatatatctattgtgtcaaaacaatatatatatatatatatatatatatatatatatatatatatatatatatatatatatatatatatatatatatatatatatatatataaatatacccTTTTACCAAATAAAAAGATCATGGATACTTGTTTTCTCTGTATATTTTGTAAGTTCtaatgatttattttcaattacctaatttaaaatttggtagCTGACACAAATTTATCTAAATTTCATAACTTTCTTGAACAGTATGGTTTTTAGGCAGAAACATACATTCTATTATGAAAGTGTAAGAGTAGAAAAGCAAAAAAACACAAAGGATTTTGATTTACTTTAATAGaggaaaataatataagaataaaatccattttaaaattttacagtCTTTTTTGTTAAGATTGAGAACGAGCTATTTGATCGGTTAAACATtataactatataatataaataa
This is a stretch of genomic DNA from Impatiens glandulifera chromosome 4, dImpGla2.1, whole genome shotgun sequence. It encodes these proteins:
- the LOC124935885 gene encoding abscisic-aldehyde oxidase-like — encoded protein: MAQENMREILIFAINGERFEVSNFEPSITLLEFLRYHTRFKSVKLGCGEGGCGACVVVLSRYDIFNDQVKSFTVSSCLTLLCSVDKCSIITSEGLGNTKDGFHPIHERFAGFHASQCGFCTPGMCMSLFSSLLNADNSPHEDDAPPPSGFSNLTASEAEMSISSNLCRCTGYRPIADACKSFASDVDIEDLGLNSFWKKGDSSNPKADKLPFYDRDNQINVFPQFLKNELGVLKRQSWYTPTSLSELQVTLISILAEKDERVKLVVGNTGMGYYKEIVPFHNYIDLRYIPELSVIRMDQNGIEIGAAVTIYEAISALKRENEAMGEGESVFVKIANHMEKVATRFVRNSASIGGNLVMAQRKHFPSDIATILLGAGSTVNIQMDSKFVTVSLEEFLAWPPLDSGSVLLSVQIPHTKIGNEVFFETYRVSPRPLGNALAYINAAFLAEVSRSETTNGVTVNNIRLAFGAYGVEHAIRVRNIEEFLVGKKSLQLEDLLEAVIMLRGSIIPEVGTTHAAYRRSLAVSYLFDFLYPLIGAGDDFEKTINTNEDQGFLLSGSQVVETSNEYYPVGEPIAKTGATIQASGEAVYVDDIPSPPSCLHAAFIYSTKPLARVKGVKTISEFLPVDVITFQDIPNGGVNVGVKTDFGLEPLFADELTRAAGQPLALVVSDTQKHANMAASSAMVDYDFENLEPPILTVEDAVERSSFFEVPPNLYPKQIGDFSKGMDEADHKILHAEIRLPSQYYFYMETQCALAIPDEDNCMVVYSSVQSPAYLHSVIAICLGVPEHNVRVITRRLGGGFGGKSVRSMPVSTACALAAFKLRRPVRIYVNRKTDMIMIGGRHPMKITYSFGFKSDGKITALHLDILIDAGITIDLSPLITHFIMGPLREYNWGALSFDMKLCKTNLSSKSSMRAPGDLQGSFIAETVIEHVASSLSLEVDNVRKKNMHTFDSLRNFYGVSAGEIHEYTLPFIYDKLAVTSHLDERIKMIKEFNGNNTWRKRAISLVPIIYEVTVSPIPGKVSILQDGSIVVEVGGIEIGQGLWTKVKQMTAFSLSSNLCNADDDENLLDKVRVIQTDTLSLVQGGFTYGSTTSESSCAAVKLCCDILVERLMPIKNRLCEQTGSVKWEALITAGHLESVNFAANAYYVPVAGTGDYLNYGAAVSEVEINLLTGETKILQSDIIYDCGQSLNPAVDLGQIEGAFVQGIGFYMREEYLTNSEGLVISDSTWTYKIPSIDTIPKRFNVEILNSNHHKNRVLSSKASGEPPLLLAASVHFATKAAIKEARKQLSSWSQRRTDSSYFHLPVPALMPVVKELCGLDNVESYLENQISRG